From the genome of Deltaproteobacteria bacterium, one region includes:
- a CDS encoding glucose 1-dehydrogenase has protein sequence MKEGEKPKSIVPAEFDLSGKVAIVTGAGRGMGYHIALALGRYGADLVVCSRTASELDRVGREIRELGRRVLIHQMDVRKIPDVHAMVKETVAAFGHIDILVNNAGINIPQWAVDVTEEAWDSIMETNLKGLFFCAQAVGKVMIEQKRGKIINVSSQAGSVGLLQRAAYCSSKGGVNLLTKVLAIEWAQYGINVNAIGPTFIQTPFTEPMFEKEGFREYVLGNIPLGRVGKPEDVVGAVIYLASDSSDLVTGHVLLVDGGWTAK, from the coding sequence ATGAAAGAGGGAGAAAAGCCCAAATCAATAGTCCCCGCCGAGTTCGACCTGTCTGGAAAGGTGGCCATCGTCACCGGTGCTGGGAGGGGGATGGGCTATCACATCGCCCTGGCCCTGGGCAGATACGGAGCCGATCTGGTTGTGTGCAGCAGGACCGCTTCTGAACTTGACAGGGTCGGCCGTGAGATCCGAGAGCTAGGCCGGCGGGTCTTGATCCATCAGATGGACGTTCGAAAGATCCCGGACGTCCATGCCATGGTCAAGGAGACGGTAGCAGCCTTCGGCCATATCGATATCCTGGTCAACAACGCGGGGATCAACATCCCCCAGTGGGCGGTGGACGTAACCGAGGAGGCCTGGGACAGCATCATGGAGACCAATCTCAAGGGCCTCTTCTTCTGCGCCCAAGCGGTAGGAAAGGTGATGATCGAACAGAAGAGGGGAAAGATCATCAATGTCTCGTCTCAGGCGGGAAGCGTGGGTCTTTTACAGAGGGCGGCTTACTGTTCAAGCAAGGGGGGAGTCAACCTGCTCACAAAGGTGCTGGCAATCGAATGGGCCCAATACGGTATCAACGTCAACGCCATCGGCCCTACATTCATCCAAACCCCTTTCACCGAGCCCATGTTCGAAAAGGAGGGGTTTCGTGAATATGTCTTGGGAAACATTCCCTTGGGTCGTGTGGGAAAACCCGAGGACGTTGTAGGGGCCGTGATCTATCTCGCATCCGATTCGTCCGATCTGGTGACAGGGCATGTCCTTCTCGTTGATGGGGGTTGGACGGCGAAGTGA
- a CDS encoding type IV pilus twitching motility protein PilT — protein sequence MDLNQILMEALNVSASDVHIKVGLPPIFRVNGSLRFVRDVKPFDQNQVSKMALGIMNEWQKDRFIKNKEVDMGYEIYGLGRFRINIFQQRGKIRIALRIVPYKIKTLAELNLPQVIEKIALEPRGLVLVTGTTGSGKSTTLASMIDVINSRRTCHILTIEDPIEFVHEDRKSVIDQREVGSDTSTFADALRSALRQDPDVILVGEMRDFETIETALTAAETGHLVMSTLHTVDATETINRIISAFPPYHQRQVRLQLAAILKGIIAQRLVPKADGLGRVPAVEVMVSTARVRECIVEKDKTPEIKDAILKGYTTYGMQSFDQSLMLLLKRGLITYEEALRQSSNPEDFALRVKGIMSGGDTSWDHFEKSTQAEEGGEEERLAAQDIQRY from the coding sequence ATGGATTTGAACCAGATTCTAATGGAAGCCCTCAATGTGAGTGCTTCCGACGTCCATATCAAGGTCGGCCTTCCTCCGATTTTCAGAGTCAACGGCTCGCTCCGTTTTGTGAGAGACGTAAAGCCTTTTGACCAGAACCAGGTCAGCAAGATGGCTCTCGGTATCATGAACGAATGGCAGAAGGACCGGTTCATCAAGAACAAAGAAGTCGACATGGGCTATGAGATCTACGGGCTGGGCCGGTTTCGAATCAACATCTTCCAGCAGAGAGGTAAGATCCGGATCGCCCTTCGGATCGTTCCATACAAGATCAAGACCCTTGCAGAACTGAACCTCCCCCAGGTGATCGAGAAGATCGCCCTGGAACCCCGCGGCTTGGTCCTTGTCACAGGAACAACAGGAAGCGGGAAATCCACAACCCTAGCCTCCATGATCGATGTGATCAATTCACGGAGGACCTGTCATATCCTCACCATCGAAGACCCTATCGAGTTTGTCCACGAGGATAGGAAATCCGTAATAGACCAGCGGGAGGTGGGCTCGGACACCAGCACCTTTGCCGACGCTTTGAGAAGCGCGCTCCGGCAGGATCCGGATGTCATCCTTGTCGGTGAGATGCGCGATTTTGAAACAATCGAGACGGCCCTGACGGCTGCAGAGACGGGCCATCTCGTCATGAGCACCCTCCATACCGTGGACGCCACAGAGACCATAAACCGGATCATCTCCGCCTTCCCTCCTTACCACCAGCGGCAGGTGCGACTCCAACTCGCCGCTATTCTCAAGGGGATCATCGCCCAGAGACTCGTGCCAAAGGCCGACGGCCTCGGCCGGGTTCCGGCCGTGGAGGTGATGGTCTCAACCGCCAGGGTCCGGGAGTGTATCGTGGAAAAGGACAAGACCCCTGAAATCAAGGACGCCATCCTCAAGGGGTACACCACCTATGGGATGCAGTCCTTTGATCAGTCCCTGATGCTGCTGCTGAAGCGAGGACTCATTACTTACGAGGAGGCTCTCCGTCAAAGCAGCAACCCCGAAGACTTCGCCCTCAGGGTCAAAGGGATCATGTCGGGTGGCGACACCTCTTGGGACCATTTCGAAAAGAGCACCCAGGCAGAAGAGGGCGGCGAAGAGGAGAGACTCGCCGCTCAGGATATCCAGAGATACTGA
- a CDS encoding ABC transporter substrate-binding protein, translated as MKKLVIVLSVVGLFGLLLSQSSPAEEFIKIGVVSPASGNYADHGALERRGMQMAVEEINKAGGVLGKKLKLVVEDSETNPQVAARKARRLIEGEKVKYLMGGVSSSVAIAVGEVAQRYGVIFFATNQNSDTVTGKYAHRCVFRVPPNMAMALRALGPYILEKVGNRWYFLTHDYSWGWSGTRWARRVLKAHDGVEVGESKVPLGTRDFSSFLIKARAAKPDALVITVGGVDRAALMEQIYEFGIYKDMTIVHTLYDYEDAWAAGPKKNVGIHGTEWYYDIDKPDVREFVRKYKKRWLGVAIPVPTQDTVNGYLATRELGRAIKRAGTEHVADVIKALEGHVIPESESLRDGPITIRDWDHQFICSYYVVRSRKPSEMRDRADLCEIVKSVPGDKIARTKAENPVKLEPYPD; from the coding sequence ATGAAAAAGCTCGTGATCGTTCTCTCTGTTGTGGGCTTGTTCGGTCTGCTGTTGAGCCAATCCTCACCCGCCGAGGAGTTCATCAAGATCGGGGTTGTGAGCCCTGCCAGTGGTAACTACGCGGATCACGGCGCCCTCGAACGGAGAGGGATGCAGATGGCGGTGGAGGAGATCAACAAAGCCGGAGGAGTCCTGGGGAAGAAGCTGAAGCTGGTTGTGGAGGATTCGGAGACCAATCCCCAGGTGGCAGCCAGAAAGGCGAGGCGGCTCATCGAAGGGGAGAAGGTCAAGTACCTCATGGGCGGAGTCAGCAGCTCCGTGGCTATTGCCGTAGGAGAGGTTGCCCAGCGATACGGGGTCATCTTCTTTGCGACCAATCAGAACTCCGATACCGTGACGGGTAAGTATGCCCATCGTTGTGTCTTCCGCGTTCCTCCCAACATGGCCATGGCGCTTCGTGCCCTGGGCCCGTACATCCTCGAAAAGGTCGGCAACAGGTGGTACTTCCTCACCCATGATTACTCCTGGGGATGGTCCGGCACGAGGTGGGCAAGAAGGGTCCTCAAGGCACACGACGGTGTCGAAGTGGGTGAATCAAAGGTCCCGCTGGGCACGCGCGATTTCAGCTCTTTCCTGATCAAGGCTAGAGCGGCCAAACCCGATGCCCTGGTCATCACCGTGGGCGGTGTCGACCGGGCTGCCCTCATGGAACAGATCTATGAATTCGGGATCTACAAGGACATGACCATAGTCCACACCCTTTACGACTACGAAGACGCCTGGGCAGCCGGGCCGAAAAAGAACGTCGGCATTCATGGTACGGAATGGTACTATGACATCGACAAGCCCGATGTAAGGGAATTCGTCCGGAAGTACAAGAAGCGGTGGCTCGGCGTGGCCATCCCCGTTCCCACTCAGGATACGGTGAACGGCTACCTGGCAACCCGCGAGCTGGGCCGGGCGATTAAGAGAGCCGGAACGGAACACGTGGCCGATGTCATCAAGGCCCTGGAGGGCCACGTGATCCCCGAGAGCGAATCCCTGCGAGACGGCCCGATCACCATCCGTGACTGGGATCACCAGTTCATCTGTTCTTACTACGTGGTGCGCTCGAGAAAACCCTCGGAGATGCGCGATCGAGCCGATCTGTGTGAAATCGTAAAGTCCGTGCCGGGGGATAAGATCGCAAGAACCAAGGCAGAAAATCCGGTTAAACTGGAACCGTACCCAGACTGA
- a CDS encoding galactitol-1-phosphate 5-dehydrogenase, producing MKAALLTAPYQIELQEVAEPPVGPSDVLIKVRWVGICGSDLHTYKGNHPFRKPPVILGHEMAGEVVGTGKDVTLFQEGDRVTVEPQTYCHHCSNCDRGNYNLCNNKRVLGTTAWPGAFAEYVAVPEDKVYLLPEGLSLEQGALVEPLAVGVHAAGMAAVGLGDSVLIVGSGTIGLASLVALREAGATRIIATDVEDFNLAKARELGAWATVNARREPLADRIREWTEGEGADAVVIAVGLPSLIDDSLDLLRKRGRMVLVAIFDEEATFDSFKIVFTEVDLVGSWTYSGREFHAAIDLMGQKRIDMGSFITHRWPIERVKEGFDLVDKRGEGVIKVILHF from the coding sequence ATGAAAGCCGCCTTGCTCACAGCTCCCTATCAGATCGAGCTTCAAGAGGTGGCCGAACCACCGGTAGGTCCCAGTGATGTCCTCATAAAGGTCCGATGGGTCGGCATTTGCGGTTCTGATCTCCACACTTACAAAGGCAACCACCCCTTTCGAAAACCCCCGGTGATCCTGGGTCATGAAATGGCAGGAGAGGTTGTGGGGACGGGGAAGGATGTCACCCTCTTCCAGGAGGGCGACCGGGTTACCGTGGAACCTCAAACTTACTGCCACCACTGCTCCAACTGCGACAGGGGAAACTACAATCTCTGCAACAACAAGAGGGTACTGGGGACCACTGCCTGGCCCGGTGCTTTTGCCGAATACGTGGCCGTGCCGGAAGACAAGGTCTATCTCCTCCCAGAGGGGCTGAGCCTCGAACAAGGCGCCCTTGTCGAGCCCCTTGCCGTCGGGGTTCATGCGGCCGGCATGGCGGCGGTCGGTTTGGGCGATTCGGTCCTCATCGTGGGATCAGGCACGATCGGCTTGGCAAGCCTGGTTGCCTTGAGAGAGGCCGGGGCTACCCGTATAATCGCGACTGACGTGGAAGACTTCAACCTCGCCAAGGCACGGGAGCTGGGGGCTTGGGCCACGGTCAACGCGAGAAGGGAACCTCTGGCCGACAGGATCAGGGAATGGACAGAGGGGGAAGGGGCCGATGCGGTGGTCATTGCTGTTGGGCTACCTTCCTTGATCGACGACTCCCTGGATCTCCTCCGTAAAAGGGGAAGGATGGTTCTGGTAGCCATATTTGACGAGGAAGCCACCTTCGATTCCTTCAAGATCGTCTTTACGGAGGTCGATCTGGTTGGTAGCTGGACGTACAGTGGAAGAGAATTTCACGCGGCAATAGACCTCATGGGCCAAAAAAGAATCGACATGGGTTCATTCATTACCCACCGCTGGCCCATCGAAAGGGTGAAAGAGGGCTTCGATCTGGTGGACAAGAGGGGAGAAGGTGTAATAAAAGTGATCTTGCATTTCTGA
- the alaS gene encoding alanine--tRNA ligase, with the protein MTSNEIRNAFLKYFEQRGHQIVPSSSLVPHDDPTLLFTNAGMVQFKRVFLQEERRPYVRAVSSQKCVRAGGKHNDLENVGHTARHHTFFEMLGNFSFGDYFKEGAIEMGWDFLTRVLGLPKDRLWITIHEGDREMGLGPDEEARQIWQNFVPEERIRAFSTKDNFWSMGDTGPCGPCSEITIDQGENVGCGRPDCGLGCDCDRFLELWNLVFMQYNRDASGRLVPLPKPSIDTGLGLERIAAVVQGVTSNYDTDLFRPIIAHVEDVASREYGVHEKDDISIRVIADHARASAFLIGDGVLPEKEGRGYVLRRIMRRALRHGRKLGVEGAFFSDVVDLVIDLMGEAYPDLKEHRNFIRRVVSREEESFSDTLNRGLDLLREEVGLVKKRGMSTLPGFVVFRLYDTYGFPVDLVEDIVREEGIGIDLDAFDRAMATQRQKARQAWKGSGEEDLRDEFKRLLADGVETAFVGYQRLKHRSRVVRIIRHGTFVDRASEGEDIEILTEESPFYGETGGQVGDRGTITSPEGLEIEISDTLRPVPQLLVHVGHVKRGSVELGTEVLLSVDPEARGATALNHTGTHLLHAALRDVLGDHVKQAGSLVAPHRLRFDFTHFSALTPEELDRIEDVVNQRIRENVPVRTRVMATEEAKKSGATALFGEKYGDRARVVAIGRISKELCGGTHTRRTGDLGLFKIISESAVAAGVRRIEALTGADALHHVRQQEKTLMKASAIVKSSPEQLDGKLEKVVTQLRRLEREVESLKTRIATGGSDHLEQVREIGGIRVLAVKPGVGDPRSLREIGDRFKEKIGSGIVFLAGEHRGKAAMVLTVTRDLLDRFNAGSMIRELARKVGGTGGGRPDMAQGGGPHPERIDEVIEELYLTVEKSGAGTNQEREAG; encoded by the coding sequence ATGACCAGTAATGAGATCAGAAACGCCTTCTTGAAATACTTCGAACAAAGGGGCCATCAGATCGTTCCAAGCTCATCGCTGGTTCCCCATGATGATCCGACACTGCTCTTCACCAATGCCGGCATGGTGCAGTTCAAGCGGGTTTTTCTTCAGGAGGAGAGACGCCCCTATGTCCGTGCCGTATCCTCTCAGAAGTGCGTTCGGGCCGGGGGCAAACACAACGACCTCGAAAACGTGGGGCATACGGCTCGCCATCACACCTTCTTTGAGATGCTTGGAAACTTCTCCTTTGGCGACTACTTCAAGGAAGGCGCCATCGAGATGGGTTGGGATTTCTTGACTCGTGTACTGGGGCTCCCAAAAGACCGCCTCTGGATCACTATCCACGAGGGCGACCGAGAGATGGGCCTCGGGCCCGACGAGGAGGCCAGGCAGATCTGGCAGAACTTCGTGCCCGAAGAGAGAATCCGTGCCTTCTCCACGAAGGACAACTTCTGGAGCATGGGAGACACCGGTCCTTGCGGCCCCTGTTCCGAGATCACCATCGATCAGGGCGAGAACGTGGGCTGCGGGCGGCCTGACTGCGGGCTTGGTTGCGATTGCGACCGGTTTCTGGAGCTCTGGAACCTGGTTTTCATGCAGTACAATCGCGATGCCAGCGGCAGGCTTGTGCCTCTGCCAAAGCCGAGCATCGATACGGGGCTCGGCCTGGAGCGGATTGCAGCCGTGGTCCAAGGCGTGACGAGCAACTACGACACTGATCTGTTCCGCCCCATCATAGCCCATGTGGAGGACGTGGCTTCAAGAGAGTACGGCGTTCACGAGAAGGATGACATCTCCATCAGGGTGATTGCCGATCACGCAAGGGCCTCGGCCTTCCTCATCGGCGACGGTGTGCTCCCAGAGAAGGAGGGCCGGGGATATGTCCTTCGGAGAATCATGAGGCGGGCTCTCCGGCATGGCCGGAAACTCGGTGTGGAAGGGGCGTTTTTCTCGGATGTGGTCGATTTGGTCATCGACCTCATGGGCGAGGCCTATCCTGATCTGAAAGAACACAGGAATTTCATCCGACGGGTAGTCTCCAGGGAAGAGGAGAGTTTCTCAGACACTCTCAACCGCGGGCTCGATCTCCTCCGCGAAGAGGTCGGCCTCGTGAAAAAGAGAGGCATGAGCACCCTGCCCGGTTTCGTAGTCTTCAGGCTTTACGATACTTACGGATTCCCCGTCGACCTCGTCGAGGACATCGTCAGGGAAGAGGGGATTGGAATCGACCTGGATGCCTTTGACCGGGCTATGGCGACTCAGAGGCAGAAGGCCAGACAGGCCTGGAAAGGATCAGGAGAAGAAGACCTCAGGGACGAGTTCAAAAGGCTGCTGGCCGACGGCGTCGAAACCGCTTTTGTGGGCTACCAACGTCTCAAACACCGTTCCAGGGTTGTTCGCATCATCCGGCACGGCACCTTCGTAGACCGCGCTAGTGAGGGAGAGGACATCGAGATCCTGACCGAGGAGAGCCCCTTTTACGGCGAAACCGGAGGCCAGGTCGGCGACAGAGGCACGATAACGTCGCCGGAAGGCCTGGAAATCGAGATCTCCGATACCCTGAGGCCTGTGCCGCAACTTCTGGTCCATGTGGGGCATGTGAAAAGGGGCTCGGTGGAGCTCGGCACCGAGGTCCTACTCTCTGTTGATCCGGAAGCGAGGGGAGCCACCGCTTTGAATCACACGGGGACCCATCTCCTCCATGCCGCTCTGAGGGATGTGCTGGGCGACCACGTCAAACAAGCGGGCTCGCTCGTCGCCCCCCATCGGCTCCGGTTCGATTTCACCCATTTCTCCGCCCTCACCCCGGAGGAGCTCGACCGCATCGAAGACGTCGTGAACCAGAGGATCCGAGAGAACGTCCCTGTCCGAACCAGGGTCATGGCCACGGAAGAGGCGAAGAAGAGCGGTGCCACGGCTCTCTTCGGGGAGAAGTACGGGGACAGGGCCAGGGTGGTGGCCATCGGGAGAATCAGCAAGGAGCTCTGCGGCGGAACGCATACCAGGAGGACCGGCGACCTGGGTCTCTTCAAGATCATCTCAGAATCAGCGGTGGCCGCAGGGGTGAGACGCATCGAGGCTCTCACCGGTGCCGATGCCCTCCACCATGTCAGGCAACAGGAAAAGACCCTTATGAAGGCCTCGGCAATCGTTAAGAGCTCTCCTGAGCAGCTCGATGGGAAACTCGAAAAGGTGGTGACCCAGCTCAGAAGGCTTGAGCGTGAGGTGGAATCCCTAAAGACCCGCATTGCCACGGGTGGCTCGGACCACCTCGAGCAGGTTCGCGAGATCGGTGGAATCCGGGTGCTCGCCGTCAAGCCGGGTGTCGGAGATCCACGGAGTCTCAGGGAGATCGGGGACCGCTTCAAGGAGAAGATCGGTTCGGGCATCGTCTTCCTTGCCGGAGAGCACAGGGGCAAGGCGGCCATGGTCCTCACGGTGACCAGGGATCTTCTCGATCGATTCAATGCCGGCAGTATGATCAGGGAGCTTGCCCGCAAGGTCGGTGGAACCGGTGGAGGCCGGCCCGACATGGCCCAGGGAGGCGGCCCCCATCCGGAGAGGATAGACGAGGTTATCGAGGAGCTTTACCTCACGGTCGAAAAATCGGGGGCCGGAACCAATCAAGAAAGAGAAGCAGGCTAG
- a CDS encoding CoA-binding protein, which translates to MHGGLAPFFEPRSVAIIGASSVPGKPGHEIVRNILVNGYEGRLHLVNPKGGKILGVPVSRSIADLPAGIDLAIIVLPAETCPSAVRDCVQKGIRNFVLSAGGFAEVDQQRARIQQDLEEIVREQGIRVLGPNTSGHISTPSLFTSSFFPLGKIRRGRVSYIAQTGNFATHTMKYILSSENFGVCRVIGLGNKVDIDETEALEYLAEDPETGAIVMYLESFKRPRRFLEVARETTRRKPIVMLKGGSTQGGSQAAIAHTAAMAAEDRLVDGMLRQAGIVRIWDYTHLVLAAKGLSMLPLPRGNRVGFLAPSGAMLVVLTDLCTRLGLLVPQFQESTIKRLQEFSPSYIRMRNPVDIWAAVSAKGIEFAYREGAETVLKDPNIDSVVAVLMLTEETGIPSFEFLIDLARRYPQKPLLVTFSGESKWMDVCKGSVEPAGIPTFPEIEKPFEVLSILVRCRQAMDRPLD; encoded by the coding sequence GTGCATGGAGGATTGGCCCCCTTTTTCGAGCCCAGGAGTGTAGCTATCATCGGAGCCTCTTCTGTTCCCGGTAAACCGGGACACGAGATAGTCCGCAATATCCTCGTGAATGGATATGAGGGCAGGCTCCACCTGGTCAACCCGAAGGGCGGGAAAATACTCGGCGTACCCGTTAGTCGATCCATCGCTGATCTACCGGCCGGAATAGACCTGGCCATAATAGTCCTCCCTGCCGAGACATGCCCCAGTGCCGTACGGGACTGCGTGCAAAAGGGGATCAGGAATTTTGTCCTCTCTGCTGGTGGCTTTGCCGAGGTGGACCAGCAGAGGGCACGGATTCAACAAGACCTCGAAGAGATCGTCAGGGAGCAAGGGATCCGAGTGCTTGGGCCGAATACCTCGGGTCATATCTCCACCCCCTCCCTTTTCACATCCTCCTTCTTCCCTCTGGGCAAGATCCGCCGGGGCAGGGTCTCCTATATCGCACAGACAGGGAATTTCGCTACCCACACGATGAAATACATCCTCTCATCGGAGAATTTCGGCGTTTGCCGGGTGATCGGCCTTGGCAACAAGGTCGACATAGACGAGACCGAGGCTCTCGAGTACTTGGCGGAGGACCCCGAGACGGGGGCAATCGTCATGTATCTTGAAAGCTTCAAACGGCCGAGACGTTTCCTGGAGGTGGCTCGAGAGACAACCCGTCGCAAGCCCATCGTCATGCTGAAAGGCGGATCCACCCAAGGGGGCAGCCAGGCGGCCATAGCCCACACCGCCGCTATGGCGGCCGAGGACCGTCTCGTAGACGGCATGCTCAGACAGGCTGGCATCGTCAGGATCTGGGATTACACCCATCTTGTCCTTGCAGCCAAGGGGCTCTCCATGCTACCCCTGCCAAGGGGAAATCGGGTAGGCTTCCTCGCCCCCTCCGGGGCAATGCTGGTGGTCCTTACCGATCTCTGCACCCGCCTCGGCCTTCTGGTTCCGCAATTTCAGGAGAGCACCATCAAAAGACTCCAGGAGTTCAGCCCTTCATACATCCGTATGAGAAACCCCGTCGATATTTGGGCTGCAGTCTCGGCAAAGGGCATCGAATTCGCTTACAGGGAGGGCGCCGAAACGGTGCTCAAGGACCCGAACATCGATTCCGTGGTTGCGGTTCTCATGCTCACGGAGGAAACGGGCATCCCCTCCTTCGAATTCCTCATCGACCTCGCAAGAAGATACCCCCAAAAACCCCTCCTTGTTACCTTTAGCGGCGAGAGCAAGTGGATGGATGTGTGCAAGGGGTCCGTCGAACCCGCAGGTATCCCGACCTTTCCAGAGATAGAGAAACCCTTCGAAGTCCTCTCTATCCTGGTCCGGTGCCGGCAGGCCATGGACAGGCCCCTTGATTAA
- a CDS encoding acetate--CoA ligase family protein yields the protein MNGPLDLIGEARARGRKALSEYDSKRFLSFLGIPVVPEAFAPDGDSAALEAARIGFPVVLKAYGENLFHKTEVGGVVLNLRSQDEVREEGNRLLKIRGCEGLLVQQMAEGRRELACGLTRDPVFGPCVMFGLGGILTELLGDVVFRIAPLSLADAQEMMGQIRGRKVMESFRGEPPADRHGLARVLVALGEIGLRYEEVAEVDINPLRIRSDGRPVALDALVVLRPGGTVHG from the coding sequence ATGAACGGTCCCCTCGATCTCATCGGAGAAGCTCGAGCCAGAGGCCGAAAGGCACTATCCGAGTATGATTCGAAACGGTTCCTTTCGTTTCTGGGCATACCGGTTGTCCCCGAGGCTTTCGCTCCTGATGGCGACTCTGCCGCCCTCGAGGCGGCAAGAATCGGTTTTCCCGTCGTTCTAAAGGCATACGGCGAGAATCTCTTTCACAAGACCGAAGTGGGAGGCGTGGTCCTGAATCTCAGGAGTCAGGACGAGGTGAGGGAAGAGGGGAACCGCCTCTTGAAGATCCGAGGCTGTGAGGGGCTGCTGGTCCAGCAGATGGCAGAGGGGCGGCGGGAACTGGCGTGCGGTTTGACGAGGGACCCGGTTTTTGGGCCGTGTGTCATGTTCGGCCTCGGGGGAATCCTCACAGAGCTCCTGGGGGATGTTGTATTCCGAATCGCACCCCTGAGTCTCGCGGATGCCCAAGAAATGATGGGGCAGATCAGGGGCAGAAAGGTCATGGAGAGTTTCAGGGGCGAACCTCCGGCCGACAGGCACGGACTGGCCCGGGTGCTGGTAGCCCTCGGTGAAATCGGACTCCGTTACGAGGAAGTGGCCGAAGTCGATATCAACCCTTTAAGGATTCGATCAGACGGTAGACCCGTCGCGCTGGACGCCCTGGTTGTCCTCAGACCCGGAGGCACAGTCCACGGGTAG
- a CDS encoding iron-containing alcohol dehydrogenase, whose protein sequence is MISFRVPNLILAGVGSLERLGEEARNLEAKKALVVTDKGVVASGIAGKVRGLLEKEGIPSDLFDGVISDPDIACADTCVETAKRGDYDLILGVGGGSSMDIASVASVMCTNPGKIQDYLGVNLVKKPGIPTILIPTTAGTGAEATPNAILTDSEAKLKKAIVSPYILPRVAIVDPLLSLSMPPPVTSSTGIDALTHAIETYTSNNATILSDLFAREAIVLIGRSLRTAVANGSNLEARSDMSIGSLYAGIAITNAGVTAVHALAYPLGGHFNVAHGIANGLLLPYVMEFNVLGNIPKFARIAGFLGEKVEHLSLLEQAYHAARTVKAIYRDLEIPQSLTELGVPNEAIPDMAEAAMNVTRLMTNNPREMRVEDVERIYEKAL, encoded by the coding sequence ATCATCAGTTTCAGGGTTCCGAATCTCATATTGGCAGGGGTGGGGTCTCTGGAAAGGCTGGGAGAAGAGGCGAGGAATCTGGAGGCAAAAAAGGCTCTCGTAGTGACCGACAAGGGGGTGGTGGCCTCGGGTATTGCCGGAAAGGTCCGAGGACTTCTGGAGAAAGAGGGAATCCCAAGCGATCTGTTCGATGGTGTGATCTCCGACCCGGATATCGCCTGCGCCGACACGTGTGTCGAGACGGCGAAAAGAGGCGATTACGACCTGATCCTTGGGGTGGGCGGCGGCAGTTCCATGGACATCGCCTCGGTGGCCTCGGTCATGTGCACCAACCCGGGGAAGATACAGGACTATCTCGGAGTCAACCTGGTGAAGAAGCCGGGCATTCCCACAATCCTGATACCCACTACGGCAGGAACAGGAGCAGAGGCCACACCGAACGCCATACTTACCGATTCCGAGGCGAAACTCAAGAAGGCCATCGTCAGTCCTTACATCCTTCCCCGGGTCGCCATCGTGGATCCCCTTCTGAGCCTCTCCATGCCTCCCCCGGTGACTTCTTCTACAGGCATCGACGCCCTTACCCATGCCATCGAAACCTATACGTCCAACAATGCCACCATACTGAGCGACCTGTTCGCCAGGGAGGCAATAGTGCTCATCGGCCGGAGCCTGAGGACCGCCGTGGCGAACGGCAGCAACCTGGAGGCCAGATCCGACATGTCCATTGGGAGCCTCTATGCCGGGATCGCAATAACAAACGCAGGCGTCACAGCCGTGCATGCCCTGGCCTACCCTCTGGGCGGCCATTTCAACGTGGCCCATGGGATAGCCAACGGCCTTCTCCTTCCTTATGTAATGGAATTCAACGTCCTGGGGAACATTCCGAAATTTGCGCGGATCGCAGGGTTTCTGGGAGAAAAGGTGGAACACCTCTCCCTCCTGGAACAGGCTTACCACGCGGCCAGGACCGTAAAGGCCATTTACAGGGATCTCGAGATCCCCCAGTCCCTGACCGAGTTGGGAGTCCCCAATGAGGCGATCCCCGATATGGCCGAGGCGGCCATGAATGTAACCAGATTGATGACCAACAACCCCAGGGAGATGAGGGTCGAGGATGTAGAAAGGATCTATGAGAAGGCCCTGTGA